In Marinobacter sp. LQ44, the following are encoded in one genomic region:
- the chrA gene encoding chromate efflux transporter: MTESDKPVRIGSWQVFLIFLRLGLTSFGGPAAHLAYFHDEFVKRRKWLSDSAYGEVVALCQLLPGPASSQVGLTIGFLWGHYGGALAAWVGFTLPSVLVMALFAFGLTLWPDLGEGGWVSGLKLFVVAVVAQAVWQMGQSLCPDRPRMVIAMLVAAVLLLAGAVWMQVLVLALAAVAGTALGLPSANKQESLQVPLQSRKPGMFALLFLVLLALSFVPQVTGSLAWIGAELYRAGALVFGGGHVVLPWLQEGFVVSGNMSADTFLAGYGVAQAVPGPLFSFSAFLGGAEGGIAGVLIAVVAVFLPGTLLVFAGLPLWQWLREHEKARAALAGVNAGVVGLLLAALYDPVWTSAIHGAGYFALALVFWLALVILRVPVWLLAPASALIGAVFL; the protein is encoded by the coding sequence ATGACTGAATCCGACAAGCCGGTACGAATAGGCAGTTGGCAGGTATTCCTGATCTTTCTGCGGCTGGGGCTGACGTCTTTTGGTGGCCCGGCGGCTCACCTGGCGTATTTTCATGATGAGTTTGTCAAGCGACGTAAGTGGCTGTCAGACAGCGCTTACGGTGAGGTGGTGGCCCTTTGCCAGCTGTTACCGGGCCCCGCGTCCAGCCAGGTGGGGCTGACCATCGGTTTCCTGTGGGGGCATTATGGTGGCGCGCTGGCGGCCTGGGTGGGTTTTACTTTGCCCTCGGTATTGGTCATGGCGCTGTTTGCCTTTGGGCTCACGCTCTGGCCGGACCTGGGCGAGGGTGGCTGGGTCAGCGGCCTGAAGCTTTTTGTGGTGGCGGTGGTGGCACAAGCCGTCTGGCAGATGGGGCAGTCGCTGTGCCCGGACCGGCCACGCATGGTGATCGCCATGCTGGTGGCGGCTGTTCTGCTGCTGGCCGGTGCCGTGTGGATGCAGGTACTGGTTCTGGCGTTGGCGGCCGTTGCGGGAACGGCATTGGGCTTGCCCTCGGCAAATAAACAAGAATCCTTGCAGGTGCCTCTGCAATCGCGAAAGCCGGGAATGTTTGCCCTGCTGTTTTTGGTGTTGCTGGCACTCTCCTTTGTTCCCCAGGTAACGGGATCCCTGGCCTGGATTGGCGCGGAGCTTTATCGCGCCGGCGCCCTGGTGTTTGGCGGCGGTCACGTGGTGTTGCCATGGCTCCAGGAGGGGTTTGTGGTCTCCGGTAATATGTCGGCCGATACCTTCCTGGCTGGCTATGGTGTCGCGCAGGCGGTTCCGGGGCCGCTGTTCAGTTTCTCTGCGTTTCTCGGGGGTGCCGAGGGCGGCATCGCGGGCGTTCTGATTGCAGTGGTTGCGGTGTTTCTGCCTGGAACCCTGTTGGTGTTCGCCGGTCTACCGTTGTGGCAGTGGTTGCGTGAGCACGAGAAAGCACGAGCGGCACTGGCGGGCGTCAACGCCGGGGTGGTGGGCTTGCTCCTTGCAGCGTTGTACGACCCGGTCTGGACGTCGGCCATTCACGGCGCCGGCTATTTCGCCCTGGCACTGGTGTTCTGGCTGGCACTGGTCATCCTTCGGGTGCCGGTATGGCTGCTGGCACCTGCCAGTGCGCTAATCGGAGCGGTCTTTTTGTAA
- a CDS encoding calcium/sodium antiporter translates to MLIAIGAILAGLVLLVWSADKFVEGAAATAKHLGMPSLLIGMVIIGFGTSAPELAVSAMAAADGNPGLALGNGYGSNITNIALIVGLTALIAPIAMHSQVIRKELPLLVVLTLIAGAQLIDGELTRLDGWVLLGVFAAVMGWSIYQGIKNKDDPLGSAADAELIEHPMPMKSAVIWLIIGLILLIVSSRLLVWGAVTIAQSLGVSDLIIGLTIVAIGTSLPELASAIAAVRKNEHDLILGNILGSGIFNTLAVVGLAAAIQPLSVGPEVLYRDWTLMLALTVGLLLMGFGLTGWRKLVSRVDGALLVTVYLAYTGYLFYTVVAASTGG, encoded by the coding sequence ATGTTGATTGCAATCGGTGCCATTCTTGCCGGTCTTGTCTTGCTGGTCTGGAGCGCTGACAAATTTGTTGAGGGCGCGGCAGCCACCGCCAAGCATCTGGGCATGCCGTCACTGCTGATTGGCATGGTGATTATCGGCTTCGGCACCTCGGCACCGGAGCTGGCAGTATCCGCCATGGCTGCCGCAGATGGCAATCCCGGGCTGGCACTGGGCAACGGCTACGGCTCCAACATTACCAATATTGCCCTGATCGTCGGTCTGACAGCACTCATTGCCCCCATCGCCATGCACTCCCAGGTTATTCGCAAGGAGCTGCCGCTTCTGGTGGTGTTAACCCTGATCGCCGGGGCGCAATTAATTGATGGTGAATTAACAAGATTGGATGGCTGGGTGTTGCTGGGAGTCTTCGCCGCCGTGATGGGATGGTCGATTTATCAGGGCATCAAAAACAAAGACGACCCGCTGGGCAGCGCGGCCGATGCCGAACTCATCGAACACCCAATGCCCATGAAAAGTGCCGTGATCTGGCTAATTATCGGTTTAATTCTTTTGATTGTCAGCTCCCGCCTGCTGGTCTGGGGTGCGGTCACCATTGCCCAGAGCCTTGGCGTTAGTGACCTGATTATCGGCTTGACCATCGTGGCTATCGGCACGTCGCTACCGGAACTGGCCTCGGCCATTGCCGCCGTTCGCAAAAACGAGCATGACCTGATTCTGGGCAACATCCTTGGCTCGGGTATTTTCAACACCCTGGCCGTGGTTGGCCTGGCTGCTGCGATTCAGCCGTTGTCTGTGGGTCCGGAAGTGTTGTATCGGGACTGGACCCTGATGCTTGCGCTGACTGTTGGCTTGCTGCTAATGGGCTTCGGCCTGACCGGCTGGCGCAAGCTGGTCTCGAGAGTGGATGGCGCGTTGCTGGTCACAGTGTATCTCGCTTACACCGGCTACCTTTTCTACACCGTCGTTGCCGCCAGCACGGGCGGTTAA
- the msrA gene encoding peptide-methionine (S)-S-oxide reductase MsrA, with amino-acid sequence MSDACNIPGLTVPRSRFPAPEKDLHEPAGESRVVLAGGCFWCVEAVLVAIDGVIRVESGYAGGAAEAANYEAVCSGTTGHAEVVDVRYDPAKVSFGELLRVFFSVVHDPTQLNRQGNDIGSQYRSAVFYETDDQRQVAEAYIRQLDAAGVYSDPIVTRLEPLTAFYPAEAYHQNFAARNPRQPYILAVAAPKMAKLVSTWPDHLKPEFSDDDPDLA; translated from the coding sequence ATGAGTGATGCATGCAACATTCCAGGACTGACCGTGCCTCGTAGCCGGTTTCCGGCACCTGAGAAAGACCTGCACGAGCCCGCGGGTGAATCCCGGGTGGTTCTGGCTGGAGGTTGCTTCTGGTGTGTTGAAGCGGTTTTGGTGGCGATTGACGGTGTCATTCGTGTGGAATCCGGATACGCCGGCGGTGCGGCCGAAGCGGCCAACTATGAGGCTGTCTGCAGTGGGACCACTGGCCATGCGGAGGTGGTGGATGTTCGCTACGACCCGGCGAAGGTCAGCTTTGGTGAGTTGCTGAGAGTGTTCTTTTCGGTGGTTCACGACCCCACCCAACTGAACCGTCAGGGTAACGACATTGGGAGCCAGTATCGCTCAGCGGTGTTCTACGAAACGGATGATCAGAGGCAGGTGGCCGAGGCCTACATTCGCCAGCTTGATGCCGCCGGCGTGTATTCCGATCCGATTGTTACCCGACTGGAGCCGCTCACCGCGTTCTACCCTGCGGAGGCATACCATCAGAATTTTGCAGCTCGTAATCCCAGGCAGCCCTACATTCTGGCGGTGGCAGCACCCAAGATGGCCAAGCTGGTCAGCACTTGGCCAGACCATTTGAAACCCGAATTCAGTGACGATGATCCTGACCTGGCCTGA
- the msrB gene encoding peptide-methionine (R)-S-oxide reductase MsrB, producing MTVSAKGYDLTPLSKAEVDDKAAGLTAEEKRVLLDHGTEHPFCGTLLDNKKAGVYLCRLCDLPLFSSDAKFDSGTGWPSFFQPFDPEHIRYLEDHSLGMSRTEIRCPRCDSHLGHVFPDGPAPTGQRYCLNSIAMVFEEQG from the coding sequence ATGACGGTATCGGCAAAAGGCTATGACCTGACCCCCCTGAGCAAAGCAGAGGTGGACGATAAAGCAGCGGGATTGACTGCTGAGGAGAAACGGGTACTGCTGGATCATGGTACCGAGCATCCGTTCTGTGGCACTTTGCTGGACAACAAGAAAGCCGGGGTTTATCTGTGCCGGCTGTGTGATCTCCCGTTGTTCAGCTCGGACGCCAAATTCGATTCCGGAACCGGCTGGCCAAGCTTCTTTCAGCCATTCGACCCGGAGCATATCCGGTACCTTGAAGATCATAGCCTGGGTATGAGTCGCACCGAGATCCGCTGCCCCCGCTGCGACAGTCATCTCGGGCACGTGTTCCCGGACGGTCCGGCGCCCACCGGTCAGCGGTATTGTCTGAACTCCATTGCCATGGTGTTTGAGGAACAGGGTTGA
- the mqo gene encoding malate dehydrogenase (quinone) — translation MAVRQADVVLVGGGVMSATLGMMLRQLDPSLDIVMVERLDHVAHESTDGWNNAGTGHAGYCELNYTPETDDGDVEIARALQINAQFEVSLQFWSYLVEQGILPEPSTFINRTPHQSFVWGEKDVAFLKRRFERLKAHHLFREMEYTESPNDLAEWMPLVVKHRDPMQRVAATRIKHGSDVDFGSLTRSMVAWLETQPNFELMLSSPVHYIDQRDNGRWKLRVKNQKTGELTKLEAGFVFLGAGGGALPLLQKSGIDEARGYGGFPVSGQWLVCQKPDIVQAHNSKVYGKAPIGAPPMSVPHLDTRIINGEPALLFGPFAGFTTRFLKQGSVFDLFGSVRATNLRPMLSVSKSNMDLTRYLIGEVFQSHTDRVESLRNFFPDAREEDWRLQMAGQRVQIIKQTPEGGGKLEFGTEIVAAKDGTLAALLGASPGASTAANAMLNVLERCFPENMKSQQWLERMKELVPSYGQSLVNDEQLLNRVRERTLSTLKLG, via the coding sequence ATGGCCGTTAGACAGGCAGACGTAGTGCTGGTCGGTGGGGGCGTCATGAGCGCAACCCTCGGCATGATGCTCAGGCAGCTGGACCCGTCACTGGATATCGTCATGGTGGAGCGTTTAGACCACGTTGCCCATGAAAGCACAGACGGATGGAATAACGCAGGTACCGGCCACGCCGGCTACTGTGAACTCAACTACACCCCCGAAACCGACGATGGCGACGTTGAAATTGCCAGAGCTCTGCAAATCAATGCGCAGTTTGAGGTGTCGCTGCAGTTCTGGTCGTACCTGGTAGAGCAGGGCATTCTGCCAGAGCCTTCTACGTTTATTAACCGCACGCCACACCAGAGCTTTGTCTGGGGTGAGAAAGACGTCGCTTTCCTCAAGCGCCGGTTCGAGCGCCTGAAAGCCCATCACCTGTTCCGGGAGATGGAATACACCGAGAGCCCGAACGACCTGGCCGAGTGGATGCCGCTGGTGGTCAAACATCGCGACCCGATGCAACGTGTGGCTGCAACCCGCATCAAGCATGGCTCTGATGTGGATTTCGGTTCCCTGACCCGTAGCATGGTCGCGTGGCTGGAAACCCAGCCCAACTTTGAGTTGATGCTCAGCAGCCCGGTGCATTACATCGACCAGCGGGACAATGGCCGCTGGAAGCTGCGGGTGAAGAACCAGAAAACCGGTGAGCTGACCAAGCTGGAGGCCGGTTTCGTGTTCCTGGGGGCCGGTGGCGGTGCCCTGCCGCTGTTACAAAAATCCGGCATTGATGAAGCGCGCGGTTACGGCGGCTTCCCGGTGAGTGGTCAGTGGCTGGTGTGCCAGAAGCCGGATATCGTGCAAGCGCACAACTCCAAGGTATACGGCAAGGCGCCGATCGGTGCACCGCCTATGTCGGTGCCACATCTGGACACCCGAATCATTAACGGCGAGCCGGCACTGCTGTTCGGGCCCTTTGCAGGCTTTACCACCCGTTTCCTGAAGCAGGGCTCGGTGTTTGACCTGTTCGGTTCTGTGCGCGCCACTAACCTGCGGCCAATGCTGTCGGTCAGCAAGAGCAACATGGATCTGACCCGTTATCTGATTGGTGAAGTGTTCCAGTCTCACACCGACCGGGTAGAGTCGCTGCGTAACTTCTTCCCGGATGCCCGCGAAGAAGACTGGCGGCTGCAGATGGCGGGCCAGCGGGTGCAAATCATCAAGCAAACCCCGGAAGGCGGAGGCAAGCTTGAGTTCGGTACTGAGATTGTGGCTGCCAAAGATGGCACGCTGGCGGCACTGCTGGGTGCTTCCCCTGGTGCATCAACAGCGGCCAACGCCATGCTGAATGTACTTGAGCGGTGTTTCCCGGAGAACATGAAGTCGCAGCAGTGGCTGGAACGAATGAAGGAACTGGTCCCCTCCTACGGACAATCTCTGGTGAACGACGAGCAACTGCTCAATCGGGTACGGGAGCGAACCCTGTCTACCCTGAAACTGGGCTGA
- a CDS encoding sulfite oxidase, translating into MKQQQALARGPNDPGLENPTRRNLLVGSAGAMAAVSLLGITPLAKASEPKSLPDYAAWKDRTALIVHSANTMETERGAIGNGVITASDRLFVRNNLPAPPSSITDNADAWEVRIEGVRNPRTLTVGELKTMGVTTVASVLQCSGNGRAFFPHGAGGTQWKTGAAGCVMWTGAPLKNVVEELGGMADGVRYITGTGGESLPDGLDPKSIMVERSVPTRALDTALLAWEMNDTPLTHTHGGPLRLVVPGYYGVNNVKYVKNIAFTENQTDAKIQASGYRVREVGKPGSPDQPSMWEMNVKSWVTAPLATGRSGRNMIYGVAFGGVTALEKVEVSLDGGKSWKQARFLGPDLGPYAWRPFVMATELKPGEHRIVSRATDAEGNSQPEGRVDNERGYGHNGWSDHGVTVTVS; encoded by the coding sequence ATGAAACAGCAGCAAGCCCTTGCACGGGGGCCCAACGATCCTGGGTTGGAAAACCCGACACGCCGAAACCTTCTGGTGGGTAGTGCCGGTGCCATGGCGGCGGTCAGCCTGCTGGGTATAACGCCCCTGGCCAAAGCCAGTGAGCCGAAATCACTCCCCGACTACGCCGCCTGGAAGGATCGCACTGCGCTGATCGTTCACAGTGCCAACACCATGGAAACCGAGAGGGGTGCCATTGGCAATGGTGTGATCACCGCCAGCGACCGGTTGTTTGTGCGCAACAACCTTCCAGCGCCACCCTCATCCATCACCGACAATGCCGATGCCTGGGAGGTTCGCATTGAGGGTGTTCGTAATCCGCGCACCCTCACCGTAGGCGAACTCAAAACCATGGGCGTCACCACAGTAGCCTCCGTACTCCAGTGTTCCGGCAACGGGCGCGCCTTCTTCCCGCACGGCGCAGGCGGAACACAGTGGAAAACCGGCGCGGCGGGTTGCGTGATGTGGACCGGCGCTCCCCTGAAAAACGTGGTTGAAGAGCTTGGCGGTATGGCCGATGGTGTCCGATACATCACCGGCACAGGCGGCGAATCCCTGCCCGATGGCCTGGACCCCAAGAGCATCATGGTGGAACGTTCGGTGCCCACAAGGGCCCTGGACACTGCACTTCTGGCCTGGGAAATGAATGATACGCCGCTGACGCACACTCATGGCGGGCCATTACGGCTGGTGGTACCCGGGTATTACGGCGTGAACAATGTGAAGTATGTGAAGAACATTGCCTTCACCGAAAACCAGACCGACGCCAAGATCCAGGCCTCAGGCTACCGGGTTCGGGAGGTTGGCAAACCCGGTTCTCCGGATCAGCCCTCCATGTGGGAGATGAACGTCAAATCCTGGGTGACCGCCCCCCTGGCAACAGGCCGCAGCGGTCGCAACATGATTTACGGCGTGGCGTTCGGCGGTGTGACCGCACTGGAAAAGGTTGAAGTGTCTTTAGACGGCGGCAAAAGTTGGAAACAGGCCCGATTCCTGGGGCCTGATCTGGGCCCTTATGCCTGGAGACCATTTGTCATGGCCACTGAACTGAAACCGGGGGAGCACCGCATTGTCAGCCGAGCCACCGATGCCGAAGGCAACAGCCAGCCCGAGGGCCGAGTTGATAATGAACGTGGCTATGGCCATAACGGCTGGAGTGACCACGGAGTAACGGTCACCGTCAGTTGA
- a CDS encoding c-type cytochrome, whose amino-acid sequence MRKIAVLAALAGLSPWAMADNTDLGKEVFTQTAQPSCTICHALADAGSSGAIGPDLDELRPSREQIVNAVVGGVGVMPAFEDSLSSEQIEALADYILSVTSDQ is encoded by the coding sequence ATGCGAAAAATTGCAGTACTCGCAGCCCTGGCCGGACTGAGCCCCTGGGCAATGGCCGACAATACAGACCTGGGCAAGGAAGTCTTCACTCAGACAGCACAACCCTCCTGCACCATCTGCCATGCTCTCGCCGATGCTGGCTCGTCCGGTGCCATCGGTCCTGACCTGGACGAACTGAGACCAAGCCGAGAACAGATCGTCAATGCGGTGGTAGGCGGAGTCGGTGTTATGCCGGCATTCGAAGATTCACTGTCTTCCGAACAGATTGAGGCTCTGGCCGACTACATCCTGTCGGTTACGTCTGACCAGTAA
- a CDS encoding lysophospholipid acyltransferase family protein, with translation MKRLNLSPLTESATLLRRAAVVLGSVGLTAIYSLLVLLRALFGRLNRPIVDKYCREWSAALLKLVRASLTVRGEVPDFNDGRRYIIMSTHASHYDIPVSFVSLPGSIRMLAKKELFRIPLLGQAMAAAEFPSIDRSNRIRAVRDLERAKQMMENGIVLWAAPEGTRSSDGTLLPFKKGCFHLALDTEAVIVPVAIRGIHQVLPARSVQINLGQPVDVRVGSPIDTAGKSKEDLAQIMAEVRQSLEQLLGDGEPE, from the coding sequence ATGAAACGATTGAACTTGAGCCCCCTGACGGAGTCTGCGACGCTGCTAAGACGAGCCGCTGTTGTATTGGGCTCGGTCGGGCTTACCGCCATCTACTCCTTGCTGGTGCTACTGAGGGCGTTGTTTGGTCGTTTGAATCGGCCGATTGTCGACAAATACTGCCGGGAGTGGTCTGCCGCGCTGCTGAAGCTGGTTCGGGCAAGCCTGACGGTGCGGGGCGAGGTTCCGGACTTCAATGACGGGCGTCGCTACATCATTATGAGTACCCATGCCAGCCACTATGATATTCCGGTGAGTTTTGTGTCTTTGCCTGGCTCCATCCGGATGCTTGCCAAAAAGGAACTGTTCCGGATTCCCCTGCTGGGGCAGGCGATGGCGGCAGCAGAGTTTCCCTCGATCGACCGGTCTAATCGTATCCGCGCCGTCCGGGACCTGGAGCGGGCAAAGCAGATGATGGAAAACGGTATTGTGCTCTGGGCGGCTCCAGAGGGCACCCGCTCCTCCGATGGCACACTGTTGCCGTTCAAGAAAGGCTGTTTTCACCTGGCACTGGATACCGAGGCGGTCATTGTACCGGTGGCCATTCGTGGCATTCACCAGGTTTTGCCGGCCCGGAGCGTTCAGATCAATCTCGGCCAGCCGGTCGATGTCCGGGTTGGCTCGCCGATTGATACGGCGGGTAAAAGCAAGGAAGACCTGGCGCAGATTATGGCGGAGGTGCGCCAGAGCCTTGAACAACTGCTGGGTGACGGAGAGCCTGAATAG